One window of the Thunnus albacares chromosome 3, fThuAlb1.1, whole genome shotgun sequence genome contains the following:
- the si:zfos-323e3.4 gene encoding volume-regulated anion channel subunit LRRC8C isoform X4 encodes MLVKPVSPIVREVFGRKNNLDIHQYVFVNHYCYERFVHWYAKYFPYLVVIHTMIFMVASSFWFKFPGTSSKIELFVTILGKCFDSPWTTRALSEVSEERGEEKLVSWRRDTMSKDSTERRAEEEETVGLLRSSSVKSNPEKKSPEPQSAASVLDKKEGEQAKALFEKVKKFRTHVEEADLLYRMYVQQTSLKVFKFVLIIIYTAALVPNIEIVVRCLVPPELTGFDIYCCNHNKAHLFSKLAYCYICFVGVYGLLCIYTLYWLFHRPLKEYSFEQVRLETGINDIPDVKNDFAFLLYLVDQYDALYSKRFAVFLSEVSESRLHQLNLNYEWTAKKLRTRLAKNTNDRLELHLLMLPGLPDTIFEIPEVQSLKLEQVKNVTISPSVAKLDSLQELSLIYCPAKLQLPALNHLKEHLKVLCLAFESLEEVPLWMYSLHGLEELHLNGPLSIEVSRNATLDSLRELKALRVLTLRSNLTKIPPSVADVASQLQRLCIHNEGSKLQAFSSLKKLTNLVSLELVGCGLERIPSAVFSLNNLQELDLKDNKLTTVEEILSLQHCRRLVTLRLWHNKITYIPDHISKLHTLETLDISWNKLRKLPSRLFYCTKLRHLDVSHNQLTTLPPEVGILQSLQFFSVAFNSLETLPEELFSCKRLKTLALGNNCLSYLSSRVANLAQLVRLEIKGNRLESLPEEIGDCPLLSLNGLIVEDSLLNLLPSDVRSRLNNG; translated from the coding sequence ATGCTGGTCAAACCTGTGAGCCCCATTGTGCGGGAGGTGTTTGGCCGCAAGAACAATCTGGACATCCACCAGTACGTGTTTGTCAACCACTACTGCTACGAGAGATTTGTGCACTGGTATGCAAAGTACTTCCCCTACCTTGTCGTGATCCACACTATGATCTTCATGGTAGCAAGCAGCTTTTGGTTCAAGTTCCCCGGGACATCCTCTAAAATCGAACTCTTTGTCACCATTCTTGGGAAGTGCTTTGATTCACCTTGGACCACGAGGGCCTTGAGTGAAGTTTctgaggaaagaggagaggagaaattaGTTAGTTGGAGGAGGGATACCATGTCAAAAGACTCCACAGAGCGacgagcagaggaggaggagactgtAGGGCTTCTTCGGTCCTCCTCTGTAAAGTCTAATCCAGAAAAGAAAAGTCCAGAGCCTCAGTCGGCCGCCTCCGTCTTGGATAAAAAGGAAGGCGAGCAAGCCAAGGCTCTGtttgaaaaggtgaaaaagttCAGAACTCATGTAGAGGAGGCGGACCTCTTGTATCGCATGTATGTGCAACAAACATCACTTAAAGTCTTcaagtttgttttaatcattaTCTACACTGCAGCGCTGGTTCCAAACATCGAGATAGTGGTGCGCTGTTTGGTTCCTCCTGAACTGACTGGTTTTGATATCTATTGCTGCAACCACAACAAAGCCCATCTTTTCTCCAAGCTTGCCTACTGCTATATCTGCTTTGTGGGAGTGTATGGACTTCTGTGCATCTACACCCTCTACTGGCTGTTCCATCGACCTCTGAAGGAGTACTCCTTCGAGCAAGTCAGACTGGAGACGGGGATTAACGACATACCGGATGTGAAGAATGACTTTGCGTTCCTCCTGTACCTCGTGGACCAATATGATGCTCTCTATTCTAAAAGATTTGCCGTCTTTCTCTCTGAGGTCAGCGAGAGCCGTCTCCATCAGCTCAACCTCAACTATGAGTGGACCGCCAAAAAGCTGCGTACCCGTCTGGCCAAGAATACAAATGACCGGTTGGAGCTCCACCTCTTAATGTTGCCGGGGCTTCCTGACACAATCTTTGAGATTCCTGAGGTGCAATCACTCAAATTGGAGCAAGTTAAAAATGTCACCATCTCACCCAGTGTGGCGAAGCTAGACTCTCTTCAGGAGTTATCACTGATTTACTGCCCTGCAAAGCTCCAGCTGCCTGCCCTGAACCATCTCAAGGAACATTTAAAGGTCCTTTGTCTAGCTTTTGAAAGTTTAGAAGAGGTGCCTTTGTGGATGTACAGCCTGCATGGGCTGGAAGAGTTACATCTGAATGGTCCATTATCCATCGAAGTGTCCCGGAACGCCACTCTGGACTCCCTTCGAGAGCTTAAAGCTCTGAGAGTCCTCACTCTCCGCTCCAACCTCACAAAGATCCCACCCTCTGTAGCAGATGTTGCGTCGCAGCTGCAGCGTTTGTGCATCCATAACGAAGGCAGCAAGCTCCAAGCTTTCAGCAGCCTGAAGAAGTTAACCAACCTAGTCTCACTGGAGTTAGTGGGCTGTGGTTTGGAGCGCATCCCGAGTGCTGTCTTCAGCCTGAACAATCTGCAGGAGTTGGACCTTAAAGATAACAAACTTACCACTGTGGAGGAGATTCTTAGTCTACAGCACTGCCGGCGTCTAGTGACACTACGACTGTGGCACAACAAAATCACGTACATTCCTGATCATATCAGTAAGCTCCATACCCTGGAGACTCTGGACATCAGCTGGAACAAGCTACGAAAGCTTCCCTCTCGACTGTTCTACTGCACCAAGCTCAGGCACCTCGATGTCTCCCACAACCAGCTCACCACACTCCCTCCTGAGGTGGGCATCCTGCAGAGCCTCCAGTTCTTCTCCGTCGCGTTCAACTCTTTAGAGACACTACCAGAGGAGCTGTTCTCCTGTAAAAGGCTAAAGACGCTGGCTCTCGGAAACAACTGCTTGTCGTATCTTAGCTCTAGAGTGGCCAACCTGGCTCAGCTGGTCCGCCTGGAGATTAAAGGGAACCGTCTGGAGTCTTTACCTGAGGAGATAGGGGACTGTCCCCTGCTGTCTCTCAATGGGTTGATAGTAGAGGACAGCCTGCTGAATCTGCTGCCGTCAGACGTACGCAGCAGGTTGAATAATGGGTGA
- the si:zfos-323e3.4 gene encoding volume-regulated anion channel subunit LRRC8C isoform X3 has translation MLTQDKIACLPSPFTSPTPEVIDCSHIRTYGENETWEHMLVKPVSPIVREVFGRKNNLDIHQYVFVNHYCYERFVHWYAKYFPYLVVIHTMIFMVASSFWFKFPGTSSKIELFVTILGKCFDSPWTTRALSEVSEERGEEKLVSWRRDTMSKDSTERRAEEEETVGLLRSSSVKSNPEKKSPEPQSAASVLDKKEGEQAKALFEKVKKFRTHVEEADLLYRMYVQQTSLKVFKFVLIIIYTAALVPNIEIVVRCLVPPELTGFDIYCCNHNKAHLFSKLAYCYICFVGVYGLLCIYTLYWLFHRPLKEYSFEQVRLETGINDIPDVKNDFAFLLYLVDQYDALYSKRFAVFLSEVSESRLHQLNLNYEWTAKKLRTRLAKNTNDRLELHLLMLPGLPDTIFEIPEVQSLKLEQVKNVTISPSVAKLDSLQELSLIYCPAKLQLPALNHLKEHLKVLCLAFESLEEVPLWMYSLHGLEELHLNGPLSIEVSRNATLDSLRELKALRVLTLRSNLTKIPPSVADVASQLQRLCIHNEGSKLQAFSSLKKLTNLVSLELVGCGLERIPSAVFSLNNLQELDLKDNKLTTVEEILSLQHCRRLVTLRLWHNKITYIPDHISKLHTLETLDISWNKLRKLPSRLFYCTKLRHLDVSHNQLTTLPPEVGILQSLQFFSVAFNSLETLPEELFSCKRLKTLALGNNCLSYLSSRVANLAQLVRLEIKGNRLESLPEEIGDCPLLSLNGLIVEDSLLNLLPSDVRSRLNNG, from the exons ATG CTCACCCAGGACAAGATTGCTTGCCTGCCCAGTCCCTTCACCAGCCCAACACCCGAGGTAATCGACTGCAGCCACATCCGGACTTACGGGGAGAACGAGACGTGGGAGCACATGCTGGTCAAACCTGTGAGCCCCATTGTGCGGGAGGTGTTTGGCCGCAAGAACAATCTGGACATCCACCAGTACGTGTTTGTCAACCACTACTGCTACGAGAGATTTGTGCACTGGTATGCAAAGTACTTCCCCTACCTTGTCGTGATCCACACTATGATCTTCATGGTAGCAAGCAGCTTTTGGTTCAAGTTCCCCGGGACATCCTCTAAAATCGAACTCTTTGTCACCATTCTTGGGAAGTGCTTTGATTCACCTTGGACCACGAGGGCCTTGAGTGAAGTTTctgaggaaagaggagaggagaaattaGTTAGTTGGAGGAGGGATACCATGTCAAAAGACTCCACAGAGCGacgagcagaggaggaggagactgtAGGGCTTCTTCGGTCCTCCTCTGTAAAGTCTAATCCAGAAAAGAAAAGTCCAGAGCCTCAGTCGGCCGCCTCCGTCTTGGATAAAAAGGAAGGCGAGCAAGCCAAGGCTCTGtttgaaaaggtgaaaaagttCAGAACTCATGTAGAGGAGGCGGACCTCTTGTATCGCATGTATGTGCAACAAACATCACTTAAAGTCTTcaagtttgttttaatcattaTCTACACTGCAGCGCTGGTTCCAAACATCGAGATAGTGGTGCGCTGTTTGGTTCCTCCTGAACTGACTGGTTTTGATATCTATTGCTGCAACCACAACAAAGCCCATCTTTTCTCCAAGCTTGCCTACTGCTATATCTGCTTTGTGGGAGTGTATGGACTTCTGTGCATCTACACCCTCTACTGGCTGTTCCATCGACCTCTGAAGGAGTACTCCTTCGAGCAAGTCAGACTGGAGACGGGGATTAACGACATACCGGATGTGAAGAATGACTTTGCGTTCCTCCTGTACCTCGTGGACCAATATGATGCTCTCTATTCTAAAAGATTTGCCGTCTTTCTCTCTGAGGTCAGCGAGAGCCGTCTCCATCAGCTCAACCTCAACTATGAGTGGACCGCCAAAAAGCTGCGTACCCGTCTGGCCAAGAATACAAATGACCGGTTGGAGCTCCACCTCTTAATGTTGCCGGGGCTTCCTGACACAATCTTTGAGATTCCTGAGGTGCAATCACTCAAATTGGAGCAAGTTAAAAATGTCACCATCTCACCCAGTGTGGCGAAGCTAGACTCTCTTCAGGAGTTATCACTGATTTACTGCCCTGCAAAGCTCCAGCTGCCTGCCCTGAACCATCTCAAGGAACATTTAAAGGTCCTTTGTCTAGCTTTTGAAAGTTTAGAAGAGGTGCCTTTGTGGATGTACAGCCTGCATGGGCTGGAAGAGTTACATCTGAATGGTCCATTATCCATCGAAGTGTCCCGGAACGCCACTCTGGACTCCCTTCGAGAGCTTAAAGCTCTGAGAGTCCTCACTCTCCGCTCCAACCTCACAAAGATCCCACCCTCTGTAGCAGATGTTGCGTCGCAGCTGCAGCGTTTGTGCATCCATAACGAAGGCAGCAAGCTCCAAGCTTTCAGCAGCCTGAAGAAGTTAACCAACCTAGTCTCACTGGAGTTAGTGGGCTGTGGTTTGGAGCGCATCCCGAGTGCTGTCTTCAGCCTGAACAATCTGCAGGAGTTGGACCTTAAAGATAACAAACTTACCACTGTGGAGGAGATTCTTAGTCTACAGCACTGCCGGCGTCTAGTGACACTACGACTGTGGCACAACAAAATCACGTACATTCCTGATCATATCAGTAAGCTCCATACCCTGGAGACTCTGGACATCAGCTGGAACAAGCTACGAAAGCTTCCCTCTCGACTGTTCTACTGCACCAAGCTCAGGCACCTCGATGTCTCCCACAACCAGCTCACCACACTCCCTCCTGAGGTGGGCATCCTGCAGAGCCTCCAGTTCTTCTCCGTCGCGTTCAACTCTTTAGAGACACTACCAGAGGAGCTGTTCTCCTGTAAAAGGCTAAAGACGCTGGCTCTCGGAAACAACTGCTTGTCGTATCTTAGCTCTAGAGTGGCCAACCTGGCTCAGCTGGTCCGCCTGGAGATTAAAGGGAACCGTCTGGAGTCTTTACCTGAGGAGATAGGGGACTGTCCCCTGCTGTCTCTCAATGGGTTGATAGTAGAGGACAGCCTGCTGAATCTGCTGCCGTCAGACGTACGCAGCAGGTTGAATAATGGGTGA
- the si:zfos-323e3.4 gene encoding volume-regulated anion channel subunit LRRC8C isoform X1, whose amino-acid sequence MIPVGEFRNLGIEQTSQYRVLKPWWDVFSEYLCVAMLMIGVFGCTLQLTQDKIACLPSPFTSPTPEVIDCSHIRTYGENETWEHMLVKPVSPIVREVFGRKNNLDIHQYVFVNHYCYERFVHWYAKYFPYLVVIHTMIFMVASSFWFKFPGTSSKIELFVTILGKCFDSPWTTRALSEVSEERGEEKLVSWRRDTMSKDSTERRAEEEETVGLLRSSSVKSNPEKKSPEPQSAASVLDKKEGEQAKALFEKVKKFRTHVEEADLLYRMYVQQTSLKVFKFVLIIIYTAALVPNIEIVVRCLVPPELTGFDIYCCNHNKAHLFSKLAYCYICFVGVYGLLCIYTLYWLFHRPLKEYSFEQVRLETGINDIPDVKNDFAFLLYLVDQYDALYSKRFAVFLSEVSESRLHQLNLNYEWTAKKLRTRLAKNTNDRLELHLLMLPGLPDTIFEIPEVQSLKLEQVKNVTISPSVAKLDSLQELSLIYCPAKLQLPALNHLKEHLKVLCLAFESLEEVPLWMYSLHGLEELHLNGPLSIEVSRNATLDSLRELKALRVLTLRSNLTKIPPSVADVASQLQRLCIHNEGSKLQAFSSLKKLTNLVSLELVGCGLERIPSAVFSLNNLQELDLKDNKLTTVEEILSLQHCRRLVTLRLWHNKITYIPDHISKLHTLETLDISWNKLRKLPSRLFYCTKLRHLDVSHNQLTTLPPEVGILQSLQFFSVAFNSLETLPEELFSCKRLKTLALGNNCLSYLSSRVANLAQLVRLEIKGNRLESLPEEIGDCPLLSLNGLIVEDSLLNLLPSDVRSRLNNG is encoded by the exons ATGATCCCAGTGGGTGAATTCAGAAACCTCGGCATAGAGCAGACCTCACAGTATCGGGTCCTGAAACCATGGTGGGATGTTTTCTCAGAGTACCTGTGTGTTGCCATGCTTATGATTGGAGTCTTTGGGTGCACCTTGCAG CTCACCCAGGACAAGATTGCTTGCCTGCCCAGTCCCTTCACCAGCCCAACACCCGAGGTAATCGACTGCAGCCACATCCGGACTTACGGGGAGAACGAGACGTGGGAGCACATGCTGGTCAAACCTGTGAGCCCCATTGTGCGGGAGGTGTTTGGCCGCAAGAACAATCTGGACATCCACCAGTACGTGTTTGTCAACCACTACTGCTACGAGAGATTTGTGCACTGGTATGCAAAGTACTTCCCCTACCTTGTCGTGATCCACACTATGATCTTCATGGTAGCAAGCAGCTTTTGGTTCAAGTTCCCCGGGACATCCTCTAAAATCGAACTCTTTGTCACCATTCTTGGGAAGTGCTTTGATTCACCTTGGACCACGAGGGCCTTGAGTGAAGTTTctgaggaaagaggagaggagaaattaGTTAGTTGGAGGAGGGATACCATGTCAAAAGACTCCACAGAGCGacgagcagaggaggaggagactgtAGGGCTTCTTCGGTCCTCCTCTGTAAAGTCTAATCCAGAAAAGAAAAGTCCAGAGCCTCAGTCGGCCGCCTCCGTCTTGGATAAAAAGGAAGGCGAGCAAGCCAAGGCTCTGtttgaaaaggtgaaaaagttCAGAACTCATGTAGAGGAGGCGGACCTCTTGTATCGCATGTATGTGCAACAAACATCACTTAAAGTCTTcaagtttgttttaatcattaTCTACACTGCAGCGCTGGTTCCAAACATCGAGATAGTGGTGCGCTGTTTGGTTCCTCCTGAACTGACTGGTTTTGATATCTATTGCTGCAACCACAACAAAGCCCATCTTTTCTCCAAGCTTGCCTACTGCTATATCTGCTTTGTGGGAGTGTATGGACTTCTGTGCATCTACACCCTCTACTGGCTGTTCCATCGACCTCTGAAGGAGTACTCCTTCGAGCAAGTCAGACTGGAGACGGGGATTAACGACATACCGGATGTGAAGAATGACTTTGCGTTCCTCCTGTACCTCGTGGACCAATATGATGCTCTCTATTCTAAAAGATTTGCCGTCTTTCTCTCTGAGGTCAGCGAGAGCCGTCTCCATCAGCTCAACCTCAACTATGAGTGGACCGCCAAAAAGCTGCGTACCCGTCTGGCCAAGAATACAAATGACCGGTTGGAGCTCCACCTCTTAATGTTGCCGGGGCTTCCTGACACAATCTTTGAGATTCCTGAGGTGCAATCACTCAAATTGGAGCAAGTTAAAAATGTCACCATCTCACCCAGTGTGGCGAAGCTAGACTCTCTTCAGGAGTTATCACTGATTTACTGCCCTGCAAAGCTCCAGCTGCCTGCCCTGAACCATCTCAAGGAACATTTAAAGGTCCTTTGTCTAGCTTTTGAAAGTTTAGAAGAGGTGCCTTTGTGGATGTACAGCCTGCATGGGCTGGAAGAGTTACATCTGAATGGTCCATTATCCATCGAAGTGTCCCGGAACGCCACTCTGGACTCCCTTCGAGAGCTTAAAGCTCTGAGAGTCCTCACTCTCCGCTCCAACCTCACAAAGATCCCACCCTCTGTAGCAGATGTTGCGTCGCAGCTGCAGCGTTTGTGCATCCATAACGAAGGCAGCAAGCTCCAAGCTTTCAGCAGCCTGAAGAAGTTAACCAACCTAGTCTCACTGGAGTTAGTGGGCTGTGGTTTGGAGCGCATCCCGAGTGCTGTCTTCAGCCTGAACAATCTGCAGGAGTTGGACCTTAAAGATAACAAACTTACCACTGTGGAGGAGATTCTTAGTCTACAGCACTGCCGGCGTCTAGTGACACTACGACTGTGGCACAACAAAATCACGTACATTCCTGATCATATCAGTAAGCTCCATACCCTGGAGACTCTGGACATCAGCTGGAACAAGCTACGAAAGCTTCCCTCTCGACTGTTCTACTGCACCAAGCTCAGGCACCTCGATGTCTCCCACAACCAGCTCACCACACTCCCTCCTGAGGTGGGCATCCTGCAGAGCCTCCAGTTCTTCTCCGTCGCGTTCAACTCTTTAGAGACACTACCAGAGGAGCTGTTCTCCTGTAAAAGGCTAAAGACGCTGGCTCTCGGAAACAACTGCTTGTCGTATCTTAGCTCTAGAGTGGCCAACCTGGCTCAGCTGGTCCGCCTGGAGATTAAAGGGAACCGTCTGGAGTCTTTACCTGAGGAGATAGGGGACTGTCCCCTGCTGTCTCTCAATGGGTTGATAGTAGAGGACAGCCTGCTGAATCTGCTGCCGTCAGACGTACGCAGCAGGTTGAATAATGGGTGA
- the si:zfos-323e3.4 gene encoding volume-regulated anion channel subunit LRRC8C isoform X2 codes for MHSVVCLTRNCCLETLTQDKIACLPSPFTSPTPEVIDCSHIRTYGENETWEHMLVKPVSPIVREVFGRKNNLDIHQYVFVNHYCYERFVHWYAKYFPYLVVIHTMIFMVASSFWFKFPGTSSKIELFVTILGKCFDSPWTTRALSEVSEERGEEKLVSWRRDTMSKDSTERRAEEEETVGLLRSSSVKSNPEKKSPEPQSAASVLDKKEGEQAKALFEKVKKFRTHVEEADLLYRMYVQQTSLKVFKFVLIIIYTAALVPNIEIVVRCLVPPELTGFDIYCCNHNKAHLFSKLAYCYICFVGVYGLLCIYTLYWLFHRPLKEYSFEQVRLETGINDIPDVKNDFAFLLYLVDQYDALYSKRFAVFLSEVSESRLHQLNLNYEWTAKKLRTRLAKNTNDRLELHLLMLPGLPDTIFEIPEVQSLKLEQVKNVTISPSVAKLDSLQELSLIYCPAKLQLPALNHLKEHLKVLCLAFESLEEVPLWMYSLHGLEELHLNGPLSIEVSRNATLDSLRELKALRVLTLRSNLTKIPPSVADVASQLQRLCIHNEGSKLQAFSSLKKLTNLVSLELVGCGLERIPSAVFSLNNLQELDLKDNKLTTVEEILSLQHCRRLVTLRLWHNKITYIPDHISKLHTLETLDISWNKLRKLPSRLFYCTKLRHLDVSHNQLTTLPPEVGILQSLQFFSVAFNSLETLPEELFSCKRLKTLALGNNCLSYLSSRVANLAQLVRLEIKGNRLESLPEEIGDCPLLSLNGLIVEDSLLNLLPSDVRSRLNNG; via the exons ATGCACAGTGTCGTCTGCCTTACAAGGAACTGCTGTCTtgagact CTCACCCAGGACAAGATTGCTTGCCTGCCCAGTCCCTTCACCAGCCCAACACCCGAGGTAATCGACTGCAGCCACATCCGGACTTACGGGGAGAACGAGACGTGGGAGCACATGCTGGTCAAACCTGTGAGCCCCATTGTGCGGGAGGTGTTTGGCCGCAAGAACAATCTGGACATCCACCAGTACGTGTTTGTCAACCACTACTGCTACGAGAGATTTGTGCACTGGTATGCAAAGTACTTCCCCTACCTTGTCGTGATCCACACTATGATCTTCATGGTAGCAAGCAGCTTTTGGTTCAAGTTCCCCGGGACATCCTCTAAAATCGAACTCTTTGTCACCATTCTTGGGAAGTGCTTTGATTCACCTTGGACCACGAGGGCCTTGAGTGAAGTTTctgaggaaagaggagaggagaaattaGTTAGTTGGAGGAGGGATACCATGTCAAAAGACTCCACAGAGCGacgagcagaggaggaggagactgtAGGGCTTCTTCGGTCCTCCTCTGTAAAGTCTAATCCAGAAAAGAAAAGTCCAGAGCCTCAGTCGGCCGCCTCCGTCTTGGATAAAAAGGAAGGCGAGCAAGCCAAGGCTCTGtttgaaaaggtgaaaaagttCAGAACTCATGTAGAGGAGGCGGACCTCTTGTATCGCATGTATGTGCAACAAACATCACTTAAAGTCTTcaagtttgttttaatcattaTCTACACTGCAGCGCTGGTTCCAAACATCGAGATAGTGGTGCGCTGTTTGGTTCCTCCTGAACTGACTGGTTTTGATATCTATTGCTGCAACCACAACAAAGCCCATCTTTTCTCCAAGCTTGCCTACTGCTATATCTGCTTTGTGGGAGTGTATGGACTTCTGTGCATCTACACCCTCTACTGGCTGTTCCATCGACCTCTGAAGGAGTACTCCTTCGAGCAAGTCAGACTGGAGACGGGGATTAACGACATACCGGATGTGAAGAATGACTTTGCGTTCCTCCTGTACCTCGTGGACCAATATGATGCTCTCTATTCTAAAAGATTTGCCGTCTTTCTCTCTGAGGTCAGCGAGAGCCGTCTCCATCAGCTCAACCTCAACTATGAGTGGACCGCCAAAAAGCTGCGTACCCGTCTGGCCAAGAATACAAATGACCGGTTGGAGCTCCACCTCTTAATGTTGCCGGGGCTTCCTGACACAATCTTTGAGATTCCTGAGGTGCAATCACTCAAATTGGAGCAAGTTAAAAATGTCACCATCTCACCCAGTGTGGCGAAGCTAGACTCTCTTCAGGAGTTATCACTGATTTACTGCCCTGCAAAGCTCCAGCTGCCTGCCCTGAACCATCTCAAGGAACATTTAAAGGTCCTTTGTCTAGCTTTTGAAAGTTTAGAAGAGGTGCCTTTGTGGATGTACAGCCTGCATGGGCTGGAAGAGTTACATCTGAATGGTCCATTATCCATCGAAGTGTCCCGGAACGCCACTCTGGACTCCCTTCGAGAGCTTAAAGCTCTGAGAGTCCTCACTCTCCGCTCCAACCTCACAAAGATCCCACCCTCTGTAGCAGATGTTGCGTCGCAGCTGCAGCGTTTGTGCATCCATAACGAAGGCAGCAAGCTCCAAGCTTTCAGCAGCCTGAAGAAGTTAACCAACCTAGTCTCACTGGAGTTAGTGGGCTGTGGTTTGGAGCGCATCCCGAGTGCTGTCTTCAGCCTGAACAATCTGCAGGAGTTGGACCTTAAAGATAACAAACTTACCACTGTGGAGGAGATTCTTAGTCTACAGCACTGCCGGCGTCTAGTGACACTACGACTGTGGCACAACAAAATCACGTACATTCCTGATCATATCAGTAAGCTCCATACCCTGGAGACTCTGGACATCAGCTGGAACAAGCTACGAAAGCTTCCCTCTCGACTGTTCTACTGCACCAAGCTCAGGCACCTCGATGTCTCCCACAACCAGCTCACCACACTCCCTCCTGAGGTGGGCATCCTGCAGAGCCTCCAGTTCTTCTCCGTCGCGTTCAACTCTTTAGAGACACTACCAGAGGAGCTGTTCTCCTGTAAAAGGCTAAAGACGCTGGCTCTCGGAAACAACTGCTTGTCGTATCTTAGCTCTAGAGTGGCCAACCTGGCTCAGCTGGTCCGCCTGGAGATTAAAGGGAACCGTCTGGAGTCTTTACCTGAGGAGATAGGGGACTGTCCCCTGCTGTCTCTCAATGGGTTGATAGTAGAGGACAGCCTGCTGAATCTGCTGCCGTCAGACGTACGCAGCAGGTTGAATAATGGGTGA